From Sodalis glossinidius str. 'morsitans', the proteins below share one genomic window:
- the dnaB gene encoding replicative DNA helicase encodes MSEKKPSNKANFTRDRQVEGLKMPPHSLEAEQSVLGGLMLDNERWDNVAERVTGNDFFNRPHRLIFGEMQRLLELNKPIDLITLSESLEQKGELDAVGGFAYLAELSKNTPSAANISAYADIVRERAVVREMISVAHEIADAGYDPQGRSSEDLLDLAESRVFQIAENRASKDEGPKSIDRILEDTVARIEQLYQKPHDGVTGVSSGYLDLDKKTAGLQKSDLIIVAARPSMGKTTFAMNLCENAAMTEAKPVLIFSLEMPGEQIMMRMLASLSRVDQTRIRTGQLDDEDWARISSTMGILLEKRNMYIDDSSGLTPTEVRSRARRVFCEHDGLSLIMIDYLQLMRVPSLSDNRTLEIAEISRSLKALAKELQVPVVALSQLNRSLEQRADKRPVNSDLRESGSIEQDADLIMFIYRDEVYHENSDMKGIAEIILGKQRNGPIGTVRLTFNGQWSRFDNYAGPQYDDE; translated from the coding sequence ATGTCAGAAAAAAAGCCGTCTAACAAAGCAAATTTTACCCGCGACCGCCAGGTTGAAGGTCTGAAGATGCCGCCCCATTCGCTGGAAGCGGAGCAGTCGGTGCTGGGCGGTTTGATGTTGGATAACGAACGCTGGGACAATGTCGCCGAACGAGTAACCGGCAACGATTTCTTTAATCGTCCTCACCGCCTTATCTTCGGCGAGATGCAGCGTCTGTTGGAGCTGAACAAGCCTATTGACCTGATCACGCTTTCGGAATCCCTGGAGCAAAAAGGGGAGCTGGACGCGGTCGGCGGGTTTGCTTATCTGGCGGAGCTATCGAAAAATACTCCTAGCGCCGCCAACATTTCCGCTTATGCCGATATCGTGCGCGAACGGGCCGTAGTACGAGAAATGATAAGCGTCGCCCATGAGATCGCGGATGCCGGTTACGATCCTCAGGGACGCAGCAGCGAGGATCTGCTGGATCTGGCGGAGTCGCGGGTGTTCCAGATAGCTGAGAATCGCGCCAGTAAGGATGAAGGTCCGAAAAGCATCGACCGTATTCTTGAGGATACGGTGGCGCGCATCGAACAGCTTTACCAGAAGCCGCACGACGGCGTGACCGGCGTGTCCAGCGGTTATCTCGATCTGGATAAAAAGACCGCCGGACTGCAAAAGTCGGATTTGATCATCGTGGCCGCCCGCCCCTCCATGGGGAAAACCACCTTTGCTATGAACCTGTGTGAAAACGCCGCTATGACCGAGGCCAAACCGGTGCTGATCTTCAGCCTGGAGATGCCCGGCGAACAGATCATGATGCGTATGCTGGCGTCGCTGTCGCGCGTCGATCAAACCCGGATTCGTACCGGTCAGCTTGACGATGAGGACTGGGCACGGATATCCAGCACCATGGGGATTCTGCTGGAAAAGCGCAATATGTACATCGATGACTCATCGGGCCTGACCCCGACAGAAGTGCGTTCCCGCGCGCGACGGGTATTCTGCGAACATGATGGCCTGAGTCTGATTATGATCGACTATCTGCAACTGATGCGGGTGCCATCGTTGTCCGACAACCGCACGCTGGAAATCGCCGAAATCTCCCGTTCGCTGAAGGCGCTGGCTAAAGAGCTGCAGGTGCCGGTGGTGGCGTTATCGCAGCTAAACCGCAGCCTGGAACAACGCGCCGACAAGCGCCCTGTCAACTCCGACCTGCGCGAGTCCGGCTCTATCGAGCAGGACGCCGATCTAATTATGTTTATCTACCGTGATGAGGTCTATCACGAGAATAGCGACATGAAAGGTATCGCTGAAATTATTCTTGGCAAGCAGCGAAACGGCCCGATTGGCACCGTGCGGCTGACCTTC